A genomic segment from Paenibacillus sp. FSL K6-1096 encodes:
- a CDS encoding NAD(P)/FAD-dependent oxidoreductase — protein MNKYDVIVVGAGPAGIFACYELTLKAPEMKILLVDKGHDIYRRRCPILEEKIQLCPPASGRKEFAGCLPACSITAGFGGAGAYSDGKFNITTEFGGWMTDYLPPSKVTELIEYVDRINLEHGATPVITDPTTESIRGIEQRGYAAGLKLLRAQVRHLGTEQNLEILKSIYEYLKTRVDMLFKTEVEDIVTVKEDGGHRITGITLKNGESYGAPQVMIAPGRDGSAWLTEVLKKRRLKMYNNQVDVGVRVETSDVVMREINEHLYEGKFIFNTSVGTRVRTFCSNPSGHVVVENHSGVMAANGHSYKDPALGSKNTNFALLVSHTFTEPFDKPNEYAREICKRANDLSGGGVIVQKYGDILRGRRSTETRIKEGFLEPTLKEAVPGDLGLVLPYITMKSLIEMVEALEKVTPGIASEHTLFYGVEAKFYSARPKLNEQFETEISGLYCGGDGAGITRGLAQAGAAGVWIARGMMANRPAATPAAPVAERA, from the coding sequence ATGAATAAATACGATGTGATTGTTGTGGGAGCCGGTCCGGCCGGCATTTTCGCCTGTTATGAATTGACGCTTAAGGCGCCTGAGATGAAGATCCTGCTGGTGGATAAGGGACATGATATTTACCGCCGCCGCTGTCCGATTCTGGAGGAGAAAATCCAGCTCTGCCCGCCAGCCTCCGGCCGCAAGGAATTCGCCGGTTGTCTGCCGGCCTGCTCCATTACTGCGGGCTTCGGCGGCGCGGGCGCGTACAGTGACGGCAAATTCAACATCACCACCGAATTCGGCGGCTGGATGACGGATTATCTGCCGCCTTCCAAGGTGACGGAGCTGATTGAGTATGTGGACCGCATCAACCTGGAGCACGGCGCAACGCCGGTGATTACCGATCCGACGACGGAGAGTATCCGCGGCATTGAGCAGCGGGGATACGCTGCCGGTCTGAAGCTGCTGCGGGCACAGGTCCGCCACTTAGGCACGGAGCAGAATCTGGAGATTCTGAAATCCATCTATGAATATCTGAAGACACGGGTTGATATGCTGTTCAAAACAGAGGTTGAAGATATTGTGACCGTCAAGGAAGACGGCGGCCACCGCATTACAGGGATTACGCTGAAGAACGGGGAGAGCTATGGGGCCCCTCAGGTGATGATCGCCCCCGGACGGGACGGCTCGGCCTGGCTGACTGAGGTGCTGAAGAAGCGCAGGCTCAAAATGTACAATAACCAGGTCGATGTAGGGGTGCGTGTAGAGACCTCCGATGTGGTGATGCGGGAGATCAATGAGCATCTGTATGAGGGCAAATTCATCTTCAACACCTCGGTGGGCACACGGGTCCGCACCTTCTGCAGCAATCCTTCGGGGCATGTGGTCGTGGAGAACCACAGCGGCGTGATGGCGGCGAACGGCCATTCCTATAAGGACCCTGCGCTCGGCTCGAAGAACACGAACTTTGCTCTGCTGGTCTCGCATACCTTCACGGAGCCGTTCGATAAGCCGAATGAATACGCGAGGGAAATCTGCAAGCGGGCCAACGATCTGTCGGGCGGCGGTGTCATTGTGCAGAAGTACGGGGACATTCTGCGCGGCCGCCGTTCTACGGAGACGCGGATCAAGGAAGGCTTCCTGGAGCCTACGCTGAAGGAAGCGGTGCCTGGCGATCTGGGGCTGGTCCTGCCGTACATCACGATGAAAAGCCTGATCGAGATGGTCGAGGCCCTGGAGAAGGTGACACCGGGGATTGCTTCTGAGCACACGTTGTTCTACGGCGTGGAGGCGAAATTCTACTCCGCCCGCCCGAAGCTGAACGAACAATTCGAGACCGAAATCTCCGGGCTCTACTGCGGCGGGGACGGCGCGGGCATTACCCGGGGATTGGCCCAGGCCGGAGCAGCCGGCGTCTGGATTGCCCGGGGGATGATGGCGAACCGGCCGGCAGCAACTCCGGCGGCACCGGTTGCTGAAAGAGCATAG
- a CDS encoding methyl-accepting chemotaxis protein: MGIHRGKAAVTIVLLLCVGLYGSWLEMFWGHKLVYLLLAAALAGFVLDNWRRGAQSVRELADARGRVEQLGNEIVVTADRLHGALEEISRHTEGLQQTADYSHAYEVDLQVRSNEAKANIEGAFATMGGVAAVTGQIEELAARLDTAMQAARAGMAEMVDSLKNTDGVMEGLQKQSGDMLDKFTALSGHIAMVEEMNALIVGIGNETSLLALNASIEAARAGEAGRGFAVVAGRIRQLADQSRDSVERSSAVLLDLNRGMREVLESVTKEQAAVEHGVNEVATVKQRLGEISARVEEVGTVVTESAAAAEQQSRLIEEMTGELSGAVGIVNETIAGVDLTLEQVTRQRTQIGQLNGISASLLLESQALQHSVNGIAGREVIEMGQYSARLQEMQALLQTIAGKPELYPPDADIHGRVLAACMRQAPDVQAIWSNRTDGTFIYSEPAAGLLNAKRRDWWNGAMKEGQFVSQPYVSAITKRSCITLSRTITDEQGEIVGVVGIDLAV, translated from the coding sequence ATGGGAATTCACCGGGGGAAGGCGGCTGTAACCATTGTTCTGCTGCTGTGTGTAGGTCTATACGGCTCGTGGCTTGAGATGTTTTGGGGGCATAAGCTGGTCTATCTGCTGCTGGCGGCAGCGCTTGCCGGATTCGTGCTGGACAACTGGCGCCGCGGGGCGCAGAGCGTCCGGGAGCTGGCGGATGCCAGAGGCAGAGTGGAGCAGCTTGGCAACGAGATTGTGGTTACCGCAGACCGGCTGCACGGCGCACTGGAGGAGATTTCCCGCCATACCGAAGGGCTGCAGCAGACCGCAGATTATTCCCATGCCTATGAAGTGGACCTGCAGGTCCGCAGCAATGAGGCGAAGGCGAATATTGAGGGCGCTTTTGCCACGATGGGCGGAGTGGCGGCAGTGACCGGACAGATTGAAGAGCTGGCTGCCAGGCTGGACACGGCGATGCAGGCGGCGCGCGCGGGAATGGCCGAGATGGTGGATTCGCTGAAGAATACAGACGGGGTTATGGAGGGGCTCCAGAAGCAGAGTGGCGATATGCTGGACAAATTCACCGCATTAAGCGGGCATATTGCGATGGTCGAGGAGATGAATGCCCTGATCGTCGGCATCGGCAATGAGACCTCGCTCTTGGCTCTCAATGCTTCTATCGAGGCCGCGCGGGCAGGGGAAGCGGGCCGGGGCTTCGCGGTGGTGGCCGGACGGATCAGGCAGCTTGCCGATCAGAGCCGCGACTCGGTGGAGCGCTCCTCCGCTGTGCTGCTGGATCTCAACCGCGGCATGCGCGAGGTGCTGGAATCGGTAACGAAGGAACAGGCGGCGGTAGAGCATGGCGTGAATGAAGTGGCGACCGTGAAGCAGCGTCTCGGGGAGATCTCGGCCCGGGTGGAGGAGGTAGGCACGGTGGTGACGGAATCGGCAGCAGCGGCCGAGCAGCAGAGCCGGCTGATTGAAGAGATGACCGGCGAGCTGAGCGGCGCGGTGGGCATTGTCAATGAGACGATCGCCGGTGTCGATCTCACCCTGGAGCAGGTGACGCGCCAGCGGACACAGATCGGGCAGCTGAACGGAATCAGCGCCAGCCTGCTGCTGGAGTCTCAGGCTCTGCAGCATTCGGTGAACGGCATTGCCGGGCGTGAGGTTATTGAGATGGGCCAATACTCGGCCCGGCTGCAGGAGATGCAGGCCCTGCTCCAGACCATAGCTGGCAAGCCGGAGCTGTATCCTCCTGATGCGGATATCCATGGCCGGGTGCTGGCGGCGTGTATGCGGCAGGCGCCGGATGTGCAGGCGATCTGGTCGAACCGGACAGACGGTACATTTATCTATTCTGAGCCTGCGGCCGGGCTGCTGAATGCGAAGCGCCGTGACTGGTGGAACGGGGCAATGAAGGAAGGGCAGTTCGTATCGCAGCCGTATGTATCGGCGATTACGAAGCGTTCCTGCATCACCCTCTCCAGAACGATCACGGACGAACAGGGAGAGATCGTCGGTGTGGTCGGAATTGATCTGGCGGTGTAA
- a CDS encoding nucleotidyltransferase family protein yields the protein MQLHNESDILRVVKEDAWMMEILASAAALQLPDWWVCAGFVRSKIWDVQHGYTERTPLQDIDVIYYDRSELGEETEKLREAGLTQQHPGIPWSVKNQARMHKVNDLKPYRSSTDAMSMFPETATALGLSLRGDGEVILAAPHGVEDALQLVVRPTPYFAANPHLWPVYEKRMARKNWQSIWTGVRVLPAGKR from the coding sequence ATGCAGCTCCATAATGAATCGGACATTCTCCGGGTGGTGAAGGAGGATGCCTGGATGATGGAAATTCTGGCCTCAGCCGCTGCGCTGCAACTGCCGGACTGGTGGGTATGCGCCGGGTTCGTGCGCTCCAAGATCTGGGATGTGCAGCACGGATATACGGAGCGGACCCCGCTCCAGGATATTGATGTCATCTACTATGACCGCAGCGAGCTGGGGGAGGAGACCGAGAAATTAAGGGAGGCCGGCCTCACGCAGCAGCACCCCGGCATTCCCTGGTCGGTCAAGAACCAGGCAAGGATGCATAAGGTGAATGATCTGAAGCCTTACCGGTCCTCCACGGATGCCATGTCCATGTTCCCGGAGACGGCGACAGCGCTCGGCCTCTCCCTCCGCGGGGACGGCGAAGTGATTCTGGCCGCTCCCCATGGGGTAGAGGATGCGCTTCAGCTGGTGGTGCGGCCCACGCCTTACTTCGCCGCCAATCCGCATCTCTGGCCGGTCTATGAGAAGAGAATGGCCCGCAAGAACTGGCAGAGCATCTGGACCGGTGTGCGGGTGTTACCGGCAGGGAAGCGTTAG